Proteins from a genomic interval of Zingiber officinale cultivar Zhangliang chromosome 1B, Zo_v1.1, whole genome shotgun sequence:
- the LOC122010198 gene encoding auxin-responsive protein SAUR50-like produces the protein MVGRGGPGCVLPRTNTGSQPACSASPARFHDFSTFHMPLFLPSSIYISKQRAPPHPPSLFFFSFFVPGYVLNMGKPAIKQILKRCSSLGRKQGAAGEAPDVPRGHFAVYVGEKRSRFVVPISFLSHPEFQRLLRQAEEEFGFDHEQGLTIPCEEVAFRTLITAALR, from the coding sequence ATGGTGGGGAGAGGAGGGCCAGGCTGTGTCCTTCCCAGGACCAACACCGGCAGTCAGCCCGCATGTTCCGCGAGCCCAGCACGCTTCCATGACTTCTCAACCTTCCACATGCCTCTGTTTCTTCCCTCCTCTATTTATATCTCCAAACAAAGAGCTCCGCCGCATCCACCCtcacttttcttcttctccttcttcgtcCCTGGATACGTACTAAACATGGGGAAGCCTGCCATCAAGCAGATTCTGAAGCGGTGCTCGAGCCTGGGCCGCAAGCAGGGCGCGGCAGGGGAGGCGCCGGACGTGCCGCGGGGGCACTTCGCGGTGTACGTGGGCGAGAAGCGGAGCCGCTTCGTGGTCCCCATCTCCTTCCTCTCCCACCCGGAGTTCCAGCGCTTGCTGCGGCAGGCGGAGGAGGAGTTCGGCTTCGACCACGAGCAGGGCCTCACTATCCCCTGCGAGGAGGTCGCCTTTAGGACCCTGATCACCGCCGCTCTCCGGTGA